A window from Citrus sinensis cultivar Valencia sweet orange chromosome 3, DVS_A1.0, whole genome shotgun sequence encodes these proteins:
- the LOC102625624 gene encoding disease resistance-like protein DSC1 isoform X1 — protein sequence MMASSSSSSNPRNNKHDVFLSFSGEDTRDNFTSHLYSALCQKGIETFIDDQLNRGDEISQSLLDTIEASSISIIIFSEKYASSGWCLDELSKVLDCRKVYAQIVIPVFYRVDPSHVRKQIGSFGVSFSKLKEKFPEKMQRWRSALTEAANLSGFDSFVIRNESELIKKVVNDILEKLPKVVPCDSKNELVGVESRVEEIQSLLGAAPLLGIWGIGGIGKTTIARVIFNRISRNFKGSCFLENIREESQKAGGLAFLQQKLLSEVLKDVNVIPHIDLNFRRLSCRKVLIVLDDVTCLNQIESLVGSLDRLLPESRILITTRNKQVLRNCHINQIYEMKGLGDDHALELFIRHAFRQNLVDVDYKELSDKVINYAQGVPLALKILGCYLFERKKEVWENAIKKLKNFLHQNILDVLKISYDDLDNDEKNIFLDVACFFKGEDIYLVKKFFEASGFYPEIGISILVDKALIAINSYNKITMHDLLQELGREIVRQESTNPGNRTRLWHHEDIYEVLAYNRGTEAIEGMCLDMSKVKEIYLNSDTFTKMRKLRFLKFYISTHKGENKCKVSNFRSPIFAEIRYFHWHGYPLKSLPSNIDPEKLVLLEMPHSNIEQLWSGNQHYGKLKRKIIAACNTITKSPNPSLIPHLNKLVSLKLSGCKSLKSLPAEMFHFEFLKELDLLGCSKLKRLPEMSSAVNIEEVILNGTAIEELPSSIDCISGLSILDVQNCKKLKSLPSNLCKLTCLRALILNGCSKLQRLPDELGNLEALGYLHAEGTGIREVPSSIVRLNNVRKLDFKGTKGLSLPMTLSLGGALRGLWCLDLADCGITELPENLGMLTSLIYLYLDKNNFGRIPESIIQLSTLLYIRLSHCERLQSLPELPCCLIELDAHHCTALESLSGLFSSNEPYHPCIDLSDNYKMDQNVTRGILQDALQKFKHMATERWKRVRKKIPFSGSKGYILLPGSEIPEWFSFKSEGSSMTLEMTPDFFNKNRVLGFAFSAIVGFGDHQDVRKARFKLFWEIKVKPKDCDSHVIQRSLAIIRYVESDHLLLGDDFFDDKDFFTFWENNWVPEAIQFYFKEEPGYEILEYCLVKKCGIHLLYVPDSTDSTEGEGPHP from the exons ATGATGgcttcttcttcctcctctTCTAATCCTCGAAACAACAAGCATGATGTTTTTCTTAGTTTCAGTGGAGAAGACACCCGCGACAACTTTACTAGCCATCTTTATTCAGCCTTGTGTCAGAAAGGTATTgaaactttcattgatgaccaACTCAACCGGGGAGATGAAATTTCACAGTCTCTTCTTGATACAATTGAAGCATCAAGCATTTCAATTATCATTTTCTCAGAAAAGTATGCTTCTTCGGGATGGTGTCTCGATGAACTTTCAAAGGTCCTCGATTGCAGGAAAGTATATGCACAGATTGTGATACCAGTTTTCTATCGGGTCGATCCATCACATGTGAGAAAGCAAATTGGGAGTTTTGGAGTTTCATTTTCGAagcttaaagaaaaatttccagAGAAGATGCAAAGATGGAGGAGTGCTTTGACGGAAGCAGCCAATCTCTCTGGCTTTGATTCTTTTGTCATCAG gAATGAATCTGAACTTATAAAGAAAGTTGTTAATGACATTTTGGAGAAACTGCCCAAAGTGGTCCCATGTGATAGCAAAAACGAGCTGGTCGGAGTAGAATCAAGAGTTGAGGAAATTCAGTCTCTGTTGGGTGCTGCACCTCTATTAGGGATTTGGGGCATTGGTGGTATAGGCAAGACAACAATTGCTAGGGTGATTTTCAATAGAATCTCTAGAAATTTTAAAGGTTCTTGCTTCCTTGAAAATATTAGAGAAGAGTCACAAAAAGCGGGAGGATTAGCTTTCTTGCAACAAAAACTTCTTTCAGAAGTATTGAAGGATGTAAATGTGATTCCACATATTGACCTCAACTTTAGAAGGCTTAGCTGCAGGAAGGTTCTGATTGTTTTAGATGATGTGACTTGTTTAAACCAAATCGAATCCTTAGTTGGAAGTCTTGATCGGTTACTGCCTGAGAGTCGAATCTTAATTACcacaagaaataaacaagtgctTAGAAATTGTCATATCAACCAAATATATGAGATGAAGGGTTTAGGAGATGATCATGCACTTGAACTTTTTATTAGACATGCCTTCAGACAAAACCTTGTGGATGTAGATTATAAGGAACTGTCAGACAAGGTTATAAACTACGCTCAAGGTGTTCCTTTAGCtcttaaaattttgggttGCTATctatttgaaaggaaaaaggaagTTTGggaaaatgcaataaaaaaattgaaaaattttctccatCAAAATATCCTAGATGTGCTAAAAATAAGTTACGATGACTTGGACAATGACGAGAAAAACATTTTCCTAGATGTTGCTTGTTTCTTTAAAGGTGAGGATATATATCTAGTAAAGAAATTCTTTGAGGCAAGTGGCTTCTACCCAGAAATAGGAATAAGTATTCTTGTTGATAAGGCTCTCATTGCTATCAATTCATACAACAAGATAACAATGCATGATTTGCTGCAAGAATTAGGTAGGGAAATTGTCCGGCAAGAATCAACAAATCCTGGAAACCGTACTCGATTGTGGCATCATGAGGATATCTATGAGGTTCTTGCATATAATAGG ggaACCGAAGCAATTGAAGGCATGTGCTTGGATATGTCTAAAGTAAAAGAGATCTATCTAAATTCCGACACTTTCACTAAGATGcgtaaattgagatttttgaaattctatATCTCGACTCATAAAGGAGAGAATAAATGTAAGGTGTCTAATTTTCGAAGCCCTATATTTGCTGAAATAAGGTATTTTCATTGGCATGGATATCCGTTGAAATCTTTGCCTTCAAATATTGATCCGGAGAAACTTGTTTTACTTGAAATGCCTCATAGCAATATTGAACAACTTTGGAGTGGTAACCAG CATTATGGTAAGTTAAAGCGGAAAATCATCGCCGCCTGCAATACTATTACCAAATCTCCAAACCCCTCGTTGATTCCACATCTGAACAAGCTAGTTAGTCTCAAACTAAGCGGTTGCAAAAGCTTGAAAAGCCTTCCAGCTGAAATGTTTCATTTCGAATTTCTTAAAGAACTTGATCTTTTGGGCTGCTCAAAACTGAAGAGGCTTCCAGAGATGTCATCGGCTGTTAATATAGAAGAGGTAATTTTAAATGGAACTGCAATTGAAGAACTGCCTTCATCCATCGATTGCATCTCTGGGCTTTCTATCTTGGACGttcaaaattgtaaaaagCTTAAGAGTCTCCCAAGCAACCTATGTAAGTTGACATGTCTTAGAGCTCTTATCCTCAATGGTTGCTCAAAACTTCAGCGATTGCCCGACGAACTTGGAAATTTAGAAGCTTTGGGTTACTTGCATGCTGAAGGAACTGGCATAAGAGAAGTACCATCATCCATTGTCCGTTTGAATAACGTTCGAAAATTAGATTTCAAGGGAACCAAGGGTTTATCATTGCCTATGACATTATCTTTAGGTGGCGCCTTACGAGGTCTATGGTGTTTAGACCTAGCTGATTGTGGCATCACAGAGTTACCTGAAAATCTTGGCATGTTAACCTCACTTATATACTTGTATCTAGATAAAAACAATTTTGGGAGAATACCAGAAAGCATTATACAACTTTCTACGTTGTTATATATCCGCTTGAGTCATTGTGAGAGGCTTCAATCCTTACCAGAGCTTCCTTGCTGTCTGATTGAGCTGGATGCACATCATTGCACGGCACTGGAATCATTATCGGGTTTATTCTCAAGTAATGAACCTTATCATCCGTGTATTGACCTGAGCGATAATTATAAAATGGATCAGAATGTGACCAGAGGAATTCTCCAAGATGCTCTGCAAAAGTTTAAGCATATGGCAACTGAACGTTGGAAACGAGTACGGAAAAAG ATACCTTTTTCAGGATCTAAGGGTTATATCTTATTACCTGGAAGTGAAATTCCAGAGTGGTTTAGCTTTAAAAGCGAGGGATCTTCTATGACCTTGGAGATGACACCAGATTTCTTCAATAAAAACAGAGTACTCGGCTTTGCTTTTAGCGCTATTGTAGGATTTGGAGACCACCAAGATGTCAGAAAAGCGAGGTTTAAATTATTCTGGGAAATCAAAGTCAAACCCAAAGATTGTGATTCGCATGTCATACAGAGATCTCTGGCAATAATTAGATATGTGGAGTCAGATCACTTACTTTTGGGGGATGATTTCTTTGATGATAAggatttttttactttttgggAGAACAATTGGGTTCCCGAGGCTATCCAGTTCTATTTTAAAGAAGAACCtggttatgaaattttggagtaTTGCCTGGTGAAAAAATGTGGGATCCATTTACTGTACGTCCCAGATTCTACGGATTCAACAGAAGGAGAGGGACCACACCCCTAA